A DNA window from Candidatus Methylomirabilota bacterium contains the following coding sequences:
- the purH gene encoding bifunctional phosphoribosylaminoimidazolecarboxamide formyltransferase/IMP cyclohydrolase (involved in de novo purine biosynthesis), whose product MNRVSRALISVHDKSGIVDFAKGLAALGVEILSTGGTAALLRESGVKVVDVAEVTGFPEMLHGRVKTLHPKVHGGILARRPLPEHMAALEQHGIRPIDLVVVALYPFEKTVADSACTLADAIENIDIGGPSMIRGAAKNHESVGVVTDPGQYAAVLEELRSAGALSDATRYRLAQEAFRRTAQYDAAIATYLRDPGARGVAPAAGGEDPLLPP is encoded by the coding sequence ATGAATCGCGTCAGTCGGGCGCTCATCAGCGTGCACGACAAGAGCGGCATCGTGGACTTCGCCAAGGGCCTGGCCGCGCTCGGCGTCGAGATCCTCTCCACCGGCGGCACCGCCGCGCTCCTGCGCGAGAGCGGCGTCAAGGTGGTGGACGTGGCCGAGGTCACGGGCTTCCCCGAGATGCTCCATGGGCGCGTGAAGACGCTGCATCCCAAGGTCCACGGGGGTATCCTCGCCCGCCGCCCGCTCCCCGAGCACATGGCGGCGCTCGAGCAACACGGGATCCGACCGATTGACCTGGTGGTCGTGGCCCTCTATCCCTTCGAGAAGACAGTGGCCGATTCAGCCTGCACGCTGGCCGATGCCATCGAGAACATCGACATCGGCGGGCCCAGCATGATCCGCGGCGCGGCCAAGAACCACGAGAGCGTGGGCGTCGTCACGGATCCCGGGCAGTACGCGGCCGTGCTCGAGGAATTGCGGAGCGCGGGCGCGCTGTCGGACGCAACCCGCTATCGGCTGGCCCAGGAGGCCTTCCGCCGCACCGCGCAGTACGACGCGGCGATCGCGACCTATCTGCGCGACCCGGGCGCCCGGGGCGTCGCGCCCGCCGCAGGCGGGGAGGACCCGCTGTTGCCCCC